gatagacaaagggaattgtatacgggatcgattgagtccttgacatcgtggttcatccgatgagatcatcgtggaacatgtgggagccaacatgggtatccagatcccgctgttggttattgaccggagaacgtctcggtcatgtctgcttgtctcccgaacccgtagggtctacacacttaaggttcgatgacgctagggttataaaggaagcttgtatgtggtaaccgaatgttgttcggagtcccggatgagatcccggacgtcacgaggagttccggaatggtccggaggtaaagatttatatatgggaagtcctgttttggtcaccggaaaagtttcgggttttatccgtaacgtaccgggaccaccgggagggtcccgggggtccaccaagtggggccaccggccccggaggcttgcatgggcctagaatGGAAagtgaccagccccagagtgggctggtgcgcctcccacccttgcccaaggcgcaactaggaggggagagggcaaaccctagggcaggtgggccctaaggcccaccccaggcgcgcctcccctctctcccctcttggccgcccccccaagtcccatctagggctgtccgcaccccttggggtgggaaaccctaaagggggcgcaaccctccccttcccctatatatattgaaggttttggagcagcccaacacatgagaacttctcctcttggtgcagccttgcccctctccctcctcctcctctcccatggtgcttggcgaagccctgcaggattgccacgctcctccatcaccaccacgccattgtgctgctgctggatggagtcttcctcaacctctccctctctccttgctggatcaaggcgtgggagacgtcaccgggttgtacgtgtgttgaacgcggaggtgccgtccgttcggcactaggatctccggtgatttggatcacgacgagtacgactccttcaaccccgttctcatgaacgcttccgcttaacgatctacaagggtatgtagatgcactctccttccctcgttgctagcttctccatagatagatcttggtgacacgtaggaaaattttgaatttctgctacgttccccaacatgggtatatctgcttgatgaaacataagtctgaaacatttgaaaagttcaaagaatttcagagtgaagtggaaaatcatcgtgacaagaaaatagaagtttctacgatatgatcgcagaggtaaaatatttgagttacgagtttggtcttcaattgaaacaatgtgaaatagtttcactactcacgccacctggaacaccatagtgtaatggtgtgtccgaacatcataaccgtactttattagatatagtgcgatctatgatgtctcttaccgatctaccactatcgttttggggttatgcattagagacaactgcattcatgttaaatagggcaccatctaagtccgttgagacgacacaatctgaactgtggtttggcaagaaaccaaagttgtcgtttcttaaagtttggggttgtgatgcttatatgaaaaagtttcatcctaataagctcaaacccaaatcggagaaatatgtcttcataggatacccaaaggagactgttgggtacaccttctatcacaaatccgaaggcaagacttatgttgctaaatttggagtttttctagagaaggagtttctctcgaaagaagtgagtgggaggaaagtagaacttgatgaggtaactgtacttgctcccttattggaaaatagttcatcacagaaatctgttcctgtgactactacaccaattagtgaggaagctaatgatgatgatcatgtaacttcagatcaagttactaccaaatctcgtaggtaaaccagagtgagatccacaccagagtggtacggtaatcctgttctggaagtcatgttactagaccatgacgaacttgcgaactatgaggaagcgatgatgagcccagattccgcgaaatggtttgaggccataaaatctgagatatgatccatgtatgagaacaaagtatggactttgatggatttgcccgatgatcagcaagccatagaaaataaatggatcttcaagaggaagacggacgctgatagtagtgttactatctacaaagctagaattgtcgcaaaaggttttcgacaagttcaaggtgttgactacgatgagattttctcactcgtatatatgtttaagtctgtccgaatcatgttagcaattgccgcattttatgaaatctggcaaatggataaacaaaactgcattccttaatggatttcttaaagaagagttgtatatgatgcaaccagaaggttttgtcaatcctaaaggtgttaacaaaatatgcaagctccaacgatccatctatggactggtgcaagcatctcggagttggaatatacgctttgataaattgatcaaagcatatagttttatacagatttatggtgaagcctgtatttacaagaaagtgagtgggagcactacaacatttctgataagtatatgtgaacaacatattgttgatcggaaataatgtataattttctggaaagcataaaggaatatttgaaaggagtttttcaaagaaagacctcggtaaagctacttacatattgagcatcaagatttatagagatagattaagacgcttgatatgtttttcaatgagtacataccttgacaagattttgaagtagttcaaaatggaacagtcaaagaaagagttcttgcctgtgttgcaaggtgtgaaattgagtaagactcaaagcccgaccaaggcagaagatagaaatagaatgaaagtcattccctatgcctcagccataggttctataaagtatgccatgctgtgtaccagatctattgtataccctacactgtgttaagcaagggagtataatagtgatctaagagtagatcactggacagcgatcaaaattatccttagtggaataaggaaatatttctcaattatggaggtgacaaaaaggttcgtcgtaaaaagttacgtcgatgcaaattttgacacagatctggatgactctaagtctcgatctagatacatattgaaagtgggagcaataagctagagtagctccgtgcagagcattgttgacatagaaattcgcaaaatacttacggatctgaatatggcagacccgttgactaaaattatctcacaagcaaaacatgatcacaccttagtactctttgggtgttaatcacatagcgatgtgaactagattactgactctagtaaacccttttgggtgttgatcacatatcgatgtgaactatgggtgttaatcacatggtgatgtgaactattgctgttaaatcacatggcgatgtgtactagattattgactctagtgcaagtgggagactgaaggaaatatgccctagaggcaataataaagttattatttatttctttatatcatgataaatgtttattattcatgctagaattgtattaaccggaaacataatacatgtgtgaatacatagacaaacaaagtgtcactagtatgcctctacttgactagctcgttaatcaaagatggttatgtttcctaaccatgaacagtgagttgttatttgattaacgggatcacatcattaagagaatgatctgattgacatgacccattccattagcttagcacccgatcatttagtatgttgctattgctttcttcatgacttatacatgttcctataactatgagattatgcaactcccgtttaccagaggaacactttgggtactaccaaacgtcacaacgtaactgggtgattataaaggagtactacaggtgtctccaaaggtacatgttgggttggcgtattttgagattaggttttgtcactctgattgtcggagaggtatctctgggccctctcggtaatgcacatcacttaagccttgcaagcattgcaactaaatgagttagttgtgggatgatgtattacagaacgagtaaaagagacttgccggcaacgagattgaactaggtattggaataccgacgatcgaatctcgggcaagtaacataccgatgacaaagggaacaacgtatgttgttatgcggtctgaccgataaagatcttcatagaatatgtaggagccaatatgggcatccaggtcccgctattgattattgaccggagatgtgtctcggtcatgtctacattgttctcgaacccgtagggtccgcacgcttaaggtttcgatgacagttatattatgagtttatgagctttgatgtaccgaaggagttcggagtcccagatgagatcggggacatgacgaggagtctcgaaatggtcgagacgtaaagattgatatattggatgactatattcggacatcggaaaggttctgagtgattcgggtatttttcggagtaccgggtagttacgggagaagcaatgggccttgatgggctttagtgggaagaggagaaagggccaaggggctgctgcgcccctcctcccctctagtccgaattggactagggaaaagggggccggccacctctccttctcctccacttccttctcccttcctcccctcttggtggactcctactaggacttggagtcctagtaggactccacatcctggccgcacctagccttggccggcctcctcctcctccatcctttatatacttaggcaaggggcaccccatgaacataagttgatccacgtgatctattccttagccgtgtgcggcgcccccagccaccatagtcctcgattatattgtagcggtgcttaggcgaagccctgcagcagtagcacgtcaagatcgtcaccacgcgcgtcgtgctgacggaactcttccccgacactttgctggatcggagtccggggatcgtcatcgagctgaacgtgtgctagaactcggaggtgtcgtagtttcggtgcttgatcggtcggatcgtgaagacgtacgactacatcaaccaaacgcttccattgtcgatctactaggtatgtagatcatactcccccctctcgttgctttgcatcaccatgatcttgcgtgtgcgtaggattttttttgaaattactacgttccccaacagtactaaAGGGTGCCCTTCCCACCGTTTGGCctggccaaatttgacctttagtatcggttggtggctccaaccggtactaaaggcccctcctatatatatagcacttacgaaaatttcagttagtTTCTTCTTTATCTATTTCTTCGTTGTcgcgcccgtccccgtcgtcgtcgcGCATGTCCCcgccgcgcgcgcccgtcgccATCACTGTCCCCGTCCTAGTCGCGCGTGCCCGTCCCCGCCCTTGTCACCGTGCGCGCCCGTCCTCGACGTCGATCGCGTGCGCCGCTCGCGGCCCGTCCTCGTATGTCCCCGCCCTGGcccgtccccatcgccgccccctGTCGCCTCGCATCGCCGGCCGTCGCCTCACTGTAAGATCGACCACCCCGGCCCTGCCGCGCCATGGCCGGTGGCCCTCACACACACACAGTACACATACACACACAGAGAGTACACACAAACAAAGAcatatttttttaattattttctgttttttagttttttatacttttagtttatataaatgttagattaatgtcaattgttagatgaattagatagaaatgttagatattaatgtcaaatattagatgaattagctatatattaatgttagatgagttagtttttatacttttagttatagatgAATTATATATATTAATGTTAAATGAATTAGATATAtttaatttaggtatatgagatttgatcatctaatAAAAATTTACTATATAGAAGtagctactttatttttagtaagaaaattaataaaactagtttatttttagtaagtgcttagttgaattaatagaactcgtTGAATTAATTGAACTAGTAAGTGTCTATCAATTGATATTTCAACTATGAGCATAAGAAATGTTGTCTGGCGAAGAAAACGATTTtggtatgtgcgaatactgcgaagacgagcgcgaccTGTGTGACAGAAATTTCCTAattgatgataggcgattcagcatcaagctggatgagacattcgaagtggatacagtaagtcataatgacaagttttttttcgtaattaagcatgacttatgcttcatttgattcaacttataattttaattttttactattctactagtgtatcccctgccatgtaagaattttttgtcttggataagatagattTTAGTTCTaagaaaactatggaggtaaagagagtttacttgaagaccgaataTGGTTATACTTTCGACGTCAAATTgtacaatgcagacacctacacctattttgaatgcaaaatttggcaagcactatgcaagacttatgcatttgagcctgatatggtcatcacctttgatattcgtccggaagatgatattgaaggtaatagagacatttgggtcaatgtgcagacgcctccaggtatatcattatgtgagtttctcaatcatatttatgtcttcgatattgtttatttcaaaatagctgACAACTAATttttattgacagcttatttccattcaagcaaacatgtctggcgcttggtagacatgatcgtccactgtcccggggacgaactaaactgcaaggagataagtcattacgtttcatggcttgaggatcttgatgctgtcaagagaaattattttactgaatttgaaaatcttagtactcaaaacatgcaACCAATtgtgttcgtattgaactacggtcacatttaTTTAGAAAATATGGTAAAATTTTTaccatttgtcctcagtgcatcttttgcatacattatttttcaagctaaacttcattgctaagtatgttattatacgatgttcttcaacagggactcctgatgatagttgtgcctcaatGGATTGGTACTAAAGGTCGCATGttaatggttagcttacggccaagacatcctacatcacacatgagtgcattcaggatttctaaaaccgaggaatgcttaatagtgaaagactggagtaaAATTGTAAACGATTGCAGAGAAGtattagggggcagcaatcagaaacacaacccacgattaggagacagattcatctgcatgctccaatataatgaatcaggagagctacacatgttctatgctattttacccgaGAAAGAGCAGCACGAGTGATTAGATAGTTCCTGCTCTTAGTACTTTGTCCTCTCATGTCTGTGTTCTTTGTCTCGAACTTAATCTATCTCAaattgatttgcttttgtggtcttatgaacgcttataatctcatgatcatgttgaactcgatgatatctttgcttctggtataaggaaatgtttctttttTAAGCTAATGTTGGTGGTGtaccggtaatgactatgatgattaaatagtggtaatgactatgatgatgattacctagagtgttgttggtgatgatatgatgcaagagtttttatattaatatgatgatgatgatgagttatataTATCATTTATGAAAAAACCACGAATATTAGTTTtaactggatggatcctagctaagtgatcaagtaatatggatTAGGATCCATTCACTTAAAACTAATCCGTgattctttcacctagtgatttaataactcattataatgtaaaaacaatctctaaattaaatagaaaacacaaaattaaaggaaaaataaataataatacaAAAAACCCCAAACCTTTTAGTATTAGTTGGtgttacaaaccggtactaaaggtcttcccgCCCCTGGCGTTGGCTCGTGTCATGTGGTAGCCCTTTAGTGACAGTTCGTGTTGAATCTTTAGTTCTcatcctttagtgccggttacagaaccgacactaaagggccttacgaaccggtgctatagcccggttttGCACTAGTGTAGGGCGAGGTGTCATTCGAGAGGGTCGACTAGGAGAGAGCTCACATAAGGGCATGTCCAACGGGTAGCCTCGACGTGCTGCTCCGCAGGTCCACGTAGGCTCGGAGCTAGGCTCGGACAAAAAGCTATAGCCCTGCAGGTGGTGGTGTAGCCTGCAGAAGAGCCGGCCTCTTCAAGTGTAAAAGATGAGAGAAAGGAGAAAAGTGGAAGGAATGCTGATGCATGTGAGAAGGGAAGTAGACAGAAGAAGGAGAGCGCCAGCGAAAAGGGGATGCCTGATGGGGTCCACAAGGTGCAGCCATGGTTGGCTAGTAAATTTGAGAAACGATGGTCTCGCTACTTTTTGGTTAAATAAATAGCTGAGGCATCACGAAGGAGATGCCTCCATTGCTCATGCCCTAATACGGTCCAACCAAAGTTTAACATGCGGGCCCCAACGAAGTGTGGTCCAACCAAAGTTTTTTGTGTAATTTCCATGTGAAATCCTTCTCGCAGAAAAAAAAACCCCCATTGTAAGGCAAAGCAGTGTGTGTTACAGGAGCGGAGTCAAGTCAGGCCGGGGACTGCTCTTCCTCCGCCGTTCACGGCCTGCTCGCCGGCGATGGCTCACAACCCGCGTTACCTCCGGCGCCTCCtcctcatcgccgccgccgcggccttcaTCTACATCCAagtaaacccctcccccctcctttgCTCTGCTCTCTCAACGGATCAGATCCATCCGGCTCAGCCAGTCGCCGGCCAGGGATCTGACCGCCTCTACTTCGGTTTCCCGTTTCTGTTCAGGTGCGGCTCTTTTCTACCCAGTCCTCTCAAGACGCCGGACGCGTCGTCCACGCGGAAGCAGTAAGCCCCCTCTTCCTCTCCGTGTCAGGCTCATTCCAGGGCATAATCCAAGATGTTAACCTGTTCTGCTCTACAGGATCAACCTGATCTCCCCGTCGCCGCTGTTGTCATAATGGCTTGCAATCGACCAGACTATTTGCAGAGGACAGTTGAATCTATCCTCAAGTACGCTTCGTCCCCATTCCTCTGTTTTCCAAAAAAGAAGAATTTCCTATGCTATTATATGTTGATGAGAGCCCACTCTGTCGATGACACCTGTGTATTATATAGGAAATCAAATTGAAATCTTGTCACCTCACTTGTCATACAACAAACATCTCATAAGGAAACTTAGACCATTACTCCAGGTATCAGAAAGCAGTTGCTTCAAAATTCCCACTGTTTATATCACAGGTAATGCTAATAGCAATTTCAGTTCTTGTTCTCGGTCTCTTTAAGCGCGTGGAAGGATATTTTTACATTGCTTCTTCCAATTGCAGGATGGAACTAATGGAGAAGTAAAAAATAAGGCCTTGAGTTATGCCCAAATAACATTTATGCAGGTGTGGAAAGAAACACTTGCTCTATGCTCAATTGCCTCATACCATAACAGAACATGCTCTGCTTCTCCTGTAATATTGCTAGCATAGCTGATACTACAAGTTATTGCGTGACTGCTTACTCTAAGTAGCTATATgaatgcaaaaataaataaataaaattgataATTTGGCCTGCAAGAAGCTGTAGATGTACCAAGAGGTGGTAGCGAATCTAGATGGAGGTAGGACTTGAAGCGTATTGCCAGTTTTAACTTCTTCAGGAGATTATTTTGGTACTGCGAAAGTAGGTTATGTGGGTGGATGTCAAATGAGTGATGTCAATGGTCCAAACATGAAATGGTATGCCCCTGGTACAGCATCAATTGGAACTGCTACCCTTGAGAAAACCGTGTAATGCATGGAGAAGGGGTGGGGCTGGGAGGATATTGGATCTGGATGATTGCACCTTTTATCATTTCAGTCTTGTCTAAATAGCATTTACAGTACTTCTCTAGACATACAGGCTACGAGCAAATGATTTGTTTAGCTAGCACTCAGTGTTCCTTTTCCCTTTGATGTGGTGCAGCATGTAGATCTTGAACCTGTGCACACTGAAAGTCCTGGGGAAAACAttgcatattacaagatagctagtAGGTGATCCTCAATTGATGCGGTATTTCTTAAGGCTGATGGAATGATTGATTTTTGTTCTAAATATGTTTCTCAATTCAGATCACTATAAACGGGCCTTGGATGAGCTATTCATTAAGCATAATTTTGGTCGAGTAATCATTCTGGAAGGTCTGATCTCTTTGATGATTCTTCGACTGTCTTGTTCTTATATATATTGCACATGCCATCTCATTTCCATGGTTTAATGGTTAATAGATGACATGGAGATAGCCCCAGATTTCTTCGACTACTTCGAAGCTGCAGCGAAATTACTTGATACTGACAAGTATGTTACAACTGTACTCTGACTATTGATGGCAAAGGCAATTGATTAATATCAAGTGTTTCTAATTAGGTTACTGtaactgttgttgttgttgtggtacTGTAGGTCGATAATGGCTGTTTCTTCTTGGAATGACAATGGGCAGAAGCAGTTCGTTTATGACCCAAGTTAGTATTCTGATAAGCATTTGTTCAACTTTATTTCCGCATTGATAGGGAAAGTTACTCACTATTGTAGATAATGCATTGCAGAAGCTCTTTATCGTTCGGACTTCTTTCCTGGGCTTGGATGGATGCTAACAAAGTCAACATGGATGGAGCTATCACCAAAGTGGCCCAAAGCATATCCTTACTGTTGCCTACTGATTCTTAGATTAGCAGCTATGCTTTTTTTTACTACCTTGTATCAGCTGTTTCTTCCTTGACAAGAGTTTACTTATTGGGATGATTGGGTGAGGCTAAAGGAGGTACACGGAGGTCGGCAATTTATTCGACCAGAAGTATGCAGAACATACAACTTTGGCGAGCATGTATGTTGGCTACTCTATTACAATGCAAATTTATGACTGCATTTTTGCATGCAGTAACAACCAGCTGATTAGCCCTTGAGTATTTGAGCCATTGACTCTGGCTTGCTGGCATTTAACACTTGTGTTTTTATGCGTCCACTCCAGGGATCAAGCATGGGACAGTTCTTCGATCAGTA
The Triticum dicoccoides isolate Atlit2015 ecotype Zavitan chromosome 3A, WEW_v2.0, whole genome shotgun sequence genome window above contains:
- the LOC119270457 gene encoding alpha-1,3-mannosyl-glycoprotein 2-beta-N-acetylglucosaminyltransferase-like isoform X2, yielding MAHNPRYLRRLLLIAAAAAFIYIQVRLFSTQSSQDAGRVVHAEADQPDLPVAAVVIMACNRPDYLQRTVESILKYQKAVASKFPLFISQDGTNGEVKNKALSYAQITFMQHVDLEPVHTESPGENIAYYKIANHYKRALDELFIKHNFGRVIILEDDMEIAPDFFDYFEAAAKLLDTDKSIMAVSSWNDNGQKQFVYDPKALYRSDFFPGLGWMLTKSTWMELSPKWPKAYWDDWVRLKEVHGGRQFIRPEVCRTYNFGEHGSSMGQFFDQYLKPIKLNNAHIDWNSEDLSYLTEDKFLIKFGKDVANATPVRGSDDLLKAHNLDVDVRIQYNDQSDFERVARQFGVFEEWKLTRAWWSSDTRAVEDEYTLSALTLFVNLGFSLAVPRWEISLLTPCVSLSLLITEVINCSLCVFQDSHNMLCG
- the LOC119270457 gene encoding alpha-1,3-mannosyl-glycoprotein 2-beta-N-acetylglucosaminyltransferase-like isoform X1; its protein translation is MAHNPRYLRRLLLIAAAAAFIYIQVRLFSTQSSQDAGRVVHAEADQPDLPVAAVVIMACNRPDYLQRTVESILKYQKAVASKFPLFISQDGTNGEVKNKALSYAQITFMQHVDLEPVHTESPGENIAYYKIANHYKRALDELFIKHNFGRVIILEDDMEIAPDFFDYFEAAAKLLDTDKSIMAVSSWNDNGQKQFVYDPKALYRSDFFPGLGWMLTKSTWMELSPKWPKAYWDDWVRLKEVHGGRQFIRPEVCRTYNFGEHGSSMGQFFDQYLKPIKLNNAHIDWNSEDLSYLTEDKFLIKFGKDVANATPVRGSDDLLKAHNLDVDVRIQYNDQSDFERVARQFGVFEEWKLTRAWWSSDTRAVEDEYTLSALTLFVNLGFSLAVPRWEISLLTPCVSLSLLITEGRCTFRFSDTCQQCKVLTEQHKLVYDGQQ
- the LOC119270457 gene encoding alpha-1,3-mannosyl-glycoprotein 2-beta-N-acetylglucosaminyltransferase-like isoform X3; the protein is MAHNPRYLRRLLLIAAAAAFIYIQVRLFSTQSSQDAGRVVHAEADQPDLPVAAVVIMACNRPDYLQRTVESILKYQKAVASKFPLFISQDGTNGEVKNKALSYAQITFMQHVDLEPVHTESPGENIAYYKIANHYKRALDELFIKHNFGRVIILEDDMEIAPDFFDYFEAAAKLLDTDKSIMAVSSWNDNGQKQFVYDPKALYRSDFFPGLGWMLTKSTWMELSPKWPKAYWDDWVRLKEVHGGRQFIRPEVCRTYNFGEHGSSMGQFFDQYLKPIKLNNAHIDWNSEDLSYLTEDKFLIKFGKDVANATPVRGSDDLLKAHNLDVDVRIQYNDQSDFERVARQFGVFEEWKLTRAWWSSDTRAVEDEYTLSALTLFVNLGFSLAVPRWEISLLTPCVSLSLLITEIFRYMSAM
- the LOC119270457 gene encoding alpha-1,3-mannosyl-glycoprotein 2-beta-N-acetylglucosaminyltransferase-like isoform X4; the encoded protein is MAHNPRYLRRLLLIAAAAAFIYIQVRLFSTQSSQDAGRVVHAEADQPDLPVAAVVIMACNRPDYLQRTVESILKYQKAVASKFPLFISQDGTNGEVKNKALSYAQITFMQHVDLEPVHTESPGENIAYYKIANHYKRALDELFIKHNFGRVIILEDDMEIAPDFFDYFEAAAKLLDTDKSIMAVSSWNDNGQKQFVYDPKALYRSDFFPGLGWMLTKSTWMELSPKWPKAYWDDWVRLKEVHGGRQFIRPEVCRTYNFGEHGSSMGQFFDQYLKPIKLNNAHIDWNSEDLSYLTEDKFLIKFGKDVANATPVRGSDDLLKAHNLDVDVRIQYNDQSDFERVARQFGVFEEWKLTRAWWSSDTRAVEDEYTLSALTLFVNLGFSLAVPRFTQHAVWLKI
- the LOC119270457 gene encoding alpha-1,3-mannosyl-glycoprotein 2-beta-N-acetylglucosaminyltransferase-like isoform X5, whose product is MAHNPRYLRRLLLIAAAAAFIYIQVRLFSTQSSQDAGRVVHAEADQPDLPVAAVVIMACNRPDYLQRTVESILKYQKAVASKFPLFISQDGTNGEVKNKALSYAQITFMQHVDLEPVHTESPGENIAYYKIANHYKRALDELFIKHNFGRVIILEDDMEIAPDFFDYFEAAAKLLDTDKSIMAVSSWNDNGQKQFVYDPKALYRSDFFPGLGWMLTKSTWMELSPKWPKAYWDDWVRLKEVHGGRQFIRPEVCRTYNFGEHGSSMGQFFDQYLKPIKLNNAHIDWNSEDLSYLTEDKFLIKFGKDVANATPVRGSDDLLKAHNLDVDVRIQYNDQSDFERVARQFGVFEEWKDGVPRAAYKGVVVFRYESSRRRIYLVGPDSLRQLGV
- the LOC119270457 gene encoding alpha-1,3-mannosyl-glycoprotein 2-beta-N-acetylglucosaminyltransferase-like isoform X6, whose translation is MQHVDLEPVHTESPGENIAYYKIANHYKRALDELFIKHNFGRVIILEDDMEIAPDFFDYFEAAAKLLDTDKSIMAVSSWNDNGQKQFVYDPKALYRSDFFPGLGWMLTKSTWMELSPKWPKAYWDDWVRLKEVHGGRQFIRPEVCRTYNFGEHGSSMGQFFDQYLKPIKLNNAHIDWNSEDLSYLTEDKFLIKFGKDVANATPVRGSDDLLKAHNLDVDVRIQYNDQSDFERVARQFGVFEEWKLTRAWWSSDTRAVEDEYTLSALTLFVNLGFSLAVPRWEISLLTPCVSLSLLITEGRCTFRFSDTCQQCKVLTEQHKLVYDGQQ